Proteins encoded by one window of Kribbella flavida DSM 17836:
- a CDS encoding Cmx/CmrA family chloramphenicol efflux MFS transporter: protein MPFVLYLLGLAVFAQATSEFMLSGLGPDIAQDLGVSLPTAGWLTSAFAVGMIVGAPAIAVLGQRWPRRTTLLATLTVFLLAHVVGALTSDFAVLLVTRVLAALANAGFLAVALATASSLVPPGAKGRATSVLLGGTTLACIAGVPGGALLGQHFGWRAAFWAVALISLPALLAILRSVPHRSTGPAVVGGLRPTPRLVVLLLLGALVNGATFCSFTYLAPVLTEVTGFAGSWIPALLALFGLGSFVGVSLAGRYADRRAYGVLAGAGVALLLGWCGFAWSAEETAAVVVLVFLQGLLSFAVGSALISLALYAAAESPVLAGGLATAALNVGAAFGPVAGGLGITVAGERAPLWCSALLVGVALCVASAAGMLSGYGARRDGRRTG, encoded by the coding sequence CTGCCTTTTGTGCTGTACCTGCTCGGCCTGGCCGTGTTCGCCCAGGCGACGTCGGAGTTCATGCTCTCCGGTCTCGGTCCGGACATCGCCCAGGACCTGGGCGTCTCGCTGCCCACGGCCGGCTGGCTGACCTCGGCCTTCGCCGTCGGCATGATCGTCGGCGCACCGGCGATCGCCGTACTCGGCCAGCGCTGGCCACGCCGTACGACGTTGCTGGCCACCCTGACCGTCTTCCTGCTCGCTCACGTCGTCGGAGCGCTCACCAGTGATTTCGCCGTCCTGCTCGTCACCCGCGTGCTCGCCGCTCTGGCCAACGCGGGCTTCCTCGCCGTCGCCCTCGCCACCGCGAGCAGCCTGGTCCCGCCCGGCGCCAAGGGCCGCGCGACCTCGGTCCTGCTCGGCGGTACGACGCTCGCCTGCATCGCCGGTGTGCCGGGCGGAGCGTTGCTCGGCCAGCACTTCGGCTGGCGGGCGGCGTTCTGGGCGGTGGCGCTGATCTCGCTGCCCGCGTTGCTGGCGATCCTGCGCTCGGTCCCGCACCGGAGCACCGGCCCGGCGGTTGTCGGCGGTCTCCGTCCGACGCCGCGCCTCGTCGTCCTGCTGCTGCTCGGCGCATTGGTGAACGGGGCAACGTTCTGCTCCTTCACCTACCTCGCGCCGGTGCTCACCGAGGTGACCGGTTTCGCCGGGTCCTGGATTCCCGCGCTGCTGGCGCTCTTCGGCCTCGGCTCCTTCGTCGGCGTCAGCCTGGCCGGCCGGTACGCCGACCGCCGCGCGTACGGCGTCCTGGCGGGCGCCGGTGTCGCGTTGCTGCTCGGGTGGTGCGGGTTCGCCTGGTCGGCCGAGGAGACGGCGGCCGTCGTCGTACTGGTGTTCCTGCAGGGCTTGCTGTCGTTCGCGGTCGGCTCGGCGCTGATCTCGCTCGCCCTCTACGCCGCGGCCGAATCCCCTGTGCTGGCAGGTGGTCTGGCCACGGCGGCCCTCAACGTCGGTGCGGCGTTCGGTCCGGTGGCGGGCGGTCTCGGCATCACGGTTGCCGGCGAGCGGGCGCCGTTGTGGTGCAGCGCTCTGCTCGTCGGCGTCGCGCTCTGCGTGGCGTCGGCGGCCGGAATGCTCAGCGGCTACGGCGCTCGGCGCGACGGGCGACGTACCGGCTGA
- a CDS encoding CGNR zinc finger domain-containing protein: METVQAAPLPDGIPELAIVGGDLALDFANTVDDPLGPRRFDHLADYRALLVWAQRVGLLTSGLPLLDLAAEQPPEAAAVVRRAAQLRDALNLIFGQVIDGVPTDEGWRQLRPFVVEAIDRADLVDATPAWELAELRSPLWPVAHQAYVLLTGPDLPRVKRCAACPWLFVDGSRNGSRRWCSMEICGTSQKISRYVARRAERRSR; encoded by the coding sequence ATGGAAACAGTGCAGGCGGCCCCGCTGCCGGACGGTATTCCCGAGCTCGCCATCGTCGGCGGTGATCTCGCGCTCGACTTCGCCAACACGGTGGACGACCCGCTCGGACCGCGGCGCTTCGACCACCTCGCGGACTACCGCGCTCTGCTGGTCTGGGCACAGCGCGTCGGTCTGCTCACGAGCGGGCTGCCCCTGCTCGACCTGGCCGCCGAGCAGCCGCCCGAGGCCGCCGCCGTCGTCCGGCGGGCGGCGCAGCTGCGGGACGCGCTCAACCTGATCTTCGGGCAGGTCATCGACGGTGTACCGACCGACGAGGGCTGGCGGCAGCTGCGGCCGTTCGTCGTCGAGGCGATCGACCGGGCCGACCTGGTGGACGCCACCCCGGCGTGGGAGCTCGCCGAGCTCCGGTCGCCGTTGTGGCCGGTCGCCCACCAGGCCTACGTCCTGCTCACCGGCCCGGACCTGCCGCGCGTCAAGCGGTGCGCGGCCTGTCCTTGGCTGTTCGTCGACGGCTCCCGCAACGGCAGCCGCCGCTGGTGCTCGATGGAGATCTGCGGCACCAGCCAGAAGATCAGCCGGTACGTCGCCCGTCGCGCCGAGCGCCGTAGCCGCTGA
- a CDS encoding alcohol dehydrogenase catalytic domain-containing protein, translated as MRAVVVERFGVVPEVREVGRPGVPVGGVVVRVQATGLCRSDWHGWQGHDSDIVLPHVPGHELAGTIAEVGDGVTGWQVGDRVTTPFICACGTCEQCLAGNHQVCPNQLQPGFNYWGSFAEYVAVPFAEVNLVRLPDELEFETAAGLGCRFATSFRAVRQVGKVVAGEDVVVFGCGGVGLSAVMIAAALDARVIAVDTNPGALELARAYGAAATVQAGPRAVEEIRELTGGGAQVTMDALGSNEIVQQALLALRPRGRHLQVGLLPAGVQLDVSRLIGQELEWLGSHGMAAHAYPEMLELVASGVLKPADLIARTISLDEVPAALDALTAGTPAGVTVIRP; from the coding sequence ATGCGGGCTGTGGTGGTGGAGCGGTTCGGGGTGGTGCCGGAGGTTCGGGAGGTGGGGCGGCCGGGGGTGCCTGTGGGTGGGGTGGTCGTGCGGGTCCAGGCGACCGGGTTGTGCCGGAGTGACTGGCACGGGTGGCAGGGGCACGACTCGGACATCGTGTTGCCGCATGTGCCGGGGCACGAGTTGGCCGGGACGATCGCGGAGGTGGGCGACGGCGTCACCGGGTGGCAGGTCGGGGACCGGGTGACGACGCCGTTCATCTGTGCGTGTGGGACGTGCGAGCAGTGCCTCGCGGGCAACCACCAGGTCTGCCCGAACCAGCTGCAGCCGGGGTTCAACTACTGGGGTTCGTTCGCGGAGTACGTCGCGGTGCCGTTTGCCGAGGTGAACCTGGTTCGGCTGCCGGACGAGCTGGAGTTCGAGACGGCGGCGGGGCTGGGGTGCAGGTTCGCGACCTCGTTCCGGGCGGTGCGGCAGGTCGGCAAGGTGGTGGCGGGCGAGGACGTCGTGGTGTTCGGGTGCGGCGGTGTCGGGCTGTCCGCGGTGATGATCGCCGCCGCGCTGGACGCCCGGGTGATCGCGGTCGACACGAATCCCGGCGCGCTCGAACTGGCGCGGGCGTACGGCGCGGCCGCGACCGTGCAGGCGGGTCCGCGGGCAGTCGAGGAGATCCGCGAGCTGACCGGTGGCGGGGCGCAGGTGACGATGGACGCCCTCGGGTCCAACGAGATCGTCCAGCAGGCCCTGCTCGCGTTGCGGCCGCGCGGGCGGCACCTGCAGGTCGGTCTGCTGCCGGCCGGCGTGCAGCTCGACGTGTCGCGGCTGATCGGCCAGGAGCTGGAATGGCTGGGGAGCCACGGGATGGCTGCCCACGCCTATCCGGAGATGCTCGAGCTGGTCGCGTCCGGCGTACTGAAGCCGGCCGACCTGATCGCCCGGACGATCTCGCTCGACGAGGTCCCGGCCGCCTTGGACGCGCTGACGGCCGGGACTCCTGCCGGTGTGACGGTTATCCGGCCCTGA
- a CDS encoding aminopeptidase C — MERNLTAEQLALFEKEFASNPQYRVMQNAVTETPVTKIALDRQVVTSIDHSVSNLLDDWKVTNQKKSGRCWLFAGLNLLRPGAAEKLGVKDFEFSQNYLLFWDKFERANFFLEAVIETADRDVDDRTVAHLLSDPIGDGGQWNMFVALVRKHGLVPKTAMPETESSSATAQLNDALRKLLRQGARDLRKLDGVEAQRSRKAELLTTIHRVLSIHLGTPPQKFLWQWKDSDKTFHRDGWTTPAEFAAKYVTLPVDDYVCLVHDPRESSPTGRTFTVDYLGNVVDAPPVVYLNVEMDLMKQLAQDAIVGGEPVWFGCDVGKQMSADLGYWDANLYDFGAVYDTEFTLDKAERLLHHETLMTHAMLFTGVDLVDGKPRRWRVENSWGDEKADNGFWTMNDSWFGEHVFEIAVRRSALPADLQARLDDEPIVLPAWDPMGALAD, encoded by the coding sequence ATGGAGCGGAATCTCACTGCCGAACAGCTCGCGCTCTTCGAGAAGGAGTTCGCGTCGAACCCGCAGTACCGGGTGATGCAGAACGCCGTCACGGAGACCCCGGTCACCAAGATCGCCCTGGATCGCCAGGTCGTCACCTCGATCGACCACTCGGTGTCGAACCTGCTGGACGACTGGAAGGTGACCAACCAGAAGAAGAGCGGCCGCTGCTGGCTGTTCGCCGGCCTGAACCTGCTCCGGCCCGGCGCCGCCGAGAAGCTCGGCGTGAAGGACTTCGAGTTCTCCCAGAACTACCTGCTGTTCTGGGACAAGTTCGAGCGGGCCAACTTCTTCCTCGAGGCCGTCATCGAGACCGCCGACCGCGACGTCGACGACCGGACCGTCGCGCACCTGCTGTCCGACCCGATCGGCGACGGCGGCCAGTGGAACATGTTCGTCGCGCTGGTCCGCAAGCACGGTCTGGTGCCGAAGACCGCGATGCCGGAGACCGAGAGCTCGTCGGCGACCGCGCAGCTGAACGACGCGCTGCGCAAGCTGCTCCGCCAGGGCGCCCGGGACCTGCGCAAGCTCGACGGCGTCGAGGCCCAGCGCAGCCGCAAGGCCGAGCTGCTCACCACGATCCACCGGGTGCTGAGCATCCACCTCGGCACGCCGCCGCAGAAGTTCCTGTGGCAGTGGAAGGACAGCGACAAGACCTTCCACCGCGACGGCTGGACCACTCCGGCCGAGTTCGCGGCGAAGTACGTCACGCTGCCGGTCGACGACTACGTCTGCCTCGTGCACGACCCGCGCGAGTCCAGCCCGACCGGCCGGACGTTCACCGTCGACTACCTGGGCAACGTCGTCGACGCGCCGCCGGTGGTCTACCTGAACGTCGAGATGGACCTGATGAAGCAGCTCGCCCAGGACGCGATCGTCGGCGGCGAGCCGGTCTGGTTCGGCTGCGACGTCGGCAAGCAGATGTCGGCCGACCTCGGCTACTGGGACGCGAACCTGTACGACTTCGGCGCGGTCTACGACACCGAGTTCACCCTGGACAAGGCCGAGCGGCTGCTGCACCACGAGACGCTGATGACGCACGCGATGCTGTTCACCGGCGTCGACCTGGTCGACGGCAAGCCGCGGCGCTGGCGGGTCGAGAACAGCTGGGGCGACGAGAAGGCCGACAACGGCTTCTGGACGATGAACGACTCGTGGTTCGGCGAGCACGTCTTCGAGATCGCCGTCCGCCGGTCCGCCCTGCCCGCCGACCTGCAGGCCCGCCTGGACGACGAGCCGATCGTGCTGCCCGCCTGGGACCCGATGGGCGCGCTGGCCGACTAG
- a CDS encoding PspC domain-containing protein, with the protein MEQNSSGFDRDQLRNVQSWRRSRSDRMLAGVCGGMGRALNVDPVLVRVVMAVLVLSGPGLLFYVAAWVLMPDEGSDTSAVQGLLGNRVRPDHPWLWPVVIGVCVFVAIVVMSSFNFGKMVPGPLVVLGLLWLFVFRRKPKGTNWSHGGPHWTGHNPGPDQAPGQTPGQAASQAAAPVQDLPPHAAAAYQPTAYQTTQHVPPNGPPSPPAGPSSSATRRLQDRTVEPVQPVWTEDDPLGLYADEPPRAPATATAAGPPAKGVRGVKSGVIALTGLAIAIAWLAQAPTPVMLAIGLATLGGGMLLGGFFGRTMALLPVAILLGAGVAVSTVFPSLPRDFKDVNVVAAPQATITATSNVYVFDAGAVHLDLTKATFAPGARVSVHGGVGEVVLKLPPNVDVSGTLGAQTGEVVGLAHRESGKAAKVTLDDLGADGKAGPQKLTVDVQLKLGAIRVERG; encoded by the coding sequence ATGGAGCAGAACTCGAGCGGCTTCGACCGCGACCAGCTGCGCAACGTGCAGAGCTGGCGCCGAAGCAGGTCGGACCGGATGCTGGCCGGCGTCTGCGGCGGCATGGGCCGTGCGCTGAACGTCGACCCGGTCCTCGTCCGCGTCGTGATGGCCGTGCTGGTCCTCAGTGGGCCCGGTCTGCTCTTCTACGTCGCCGCCTGGGTGCTGATGCCGGACGAGGGGTCCGACACCTCGGCCGTCCAGGGGCTGCTGGGCAACCGGGTCCGGCCCGACCACCCGTGGTTGTGGCCGGTGGTGATCGGCGTCTGCGTCTTCGTCGCGATCGTGGTGATGTCGTCGTTCAACTTCGGCAAGATGGTGCCCGGCCCGCTGGTGGTGCTGGGGCTGCTCTGGCTGTTCGTGTTCCGGCGGAAGCCGAAGGGCACGAACTGGTCGCACGGCGGTCCGCACTGGACCGGCCACAACCCCGGCCCGGATCAGGCGCCCGGCCAGACCCCGGGCCAGGCTGCGAGCCAGGCTGCTGCCCCGGTCCAGGACCTGCCGCCGCACGCCGCCGCGGCGTACCAGCCGACGGCGTACCAGACCACCCAGCACGTCCCCCCGAACGGCCCGCCATCCCCCCCGGCGGGTCCGTCGTCCTCGGCCACCCGGCGACTCCAGGACCGCACCGTCGAACCGGTCCAGCCGGTGTGGACCGAGGACGACCCCCTCGGTCTGTACGCCGACGAGCCGCCGCGGGCTCCGGCCACGGCGACCGCCGCCGGGCCGCCCGCGAAGGGCGTGCGCGGGGTGAAGTCGGGCGTGATCGCGCTGACCGGGCTCGCGATCGCGATCGCCTGGCTGGCCCAGGCGCCGACGCCGGTGATGCTGGCGATCGGGCTGGCCACGCTCGGCGGCGGGATGCTGCTCGGCGGGTTCTTCGGCCGGACGATGGCGCTGCTGCCGGTCGCCATCCTGCTCGGCGCCGGAGTGGCCGTCAGCACCGTCTTCCCGTCGCTGCCGCGGGACTTCAAGGACGTCAACGTCGTGGCGGCGCCGCAGGCCACGATCACCGCGACCAGCAACGTCTACGTCTTCGACGCCGGGGCCGTGCACCTCGACCTGACCAAGGCGACCTTCGCCCCCGGCGCCCGGGTGTCGGTGCACGGTGGCGTCGGCGAGGTCGTGCTGAAGCTGCCGCCGAACGTCGACGTCAGCGGTACGCTCGGCGCACAGACCGGTGAGGTGGTCGGTCTGGCGCACCGCGAGAGCGGCAAGGCCGCCAAGGTGACGCTGGACGACCTCGGTGCCGACGGCAAGGCCGGGCCGCAGAAGCTCACGGTGGACGTGCAGCTGAAGCTCGGTGCGATCAGGGTGGAGCGCGGATGA
- a CDS encoding response regulator → MSQRRVVVVDDHDMFRAGVRSEIGASVDIVGEGADVDSAVKAIVAAEPDVVLLDVHLPGGGGTEVMKQVHQRHPEVKFLALSVSDAAEDVIGVIRAGARGYVTKNISGTELVDAIGRVADGDAVFSPRLAGFVLDAFSGAIDIASVDEDLDRLSQREREVLRLIARGYAYKEVARELFISVKTVETHVSSVLRKLQLSNRHELTRWATDRRLV, encoded by the coding sequence ATGAGCCAGAGGCGAGTGGTGGTCGTCGACGACCACGACATGTTCCGGGCCGGGGTACGCAGCGAGATCGGCGCCAGCGTGGACATCGTCGGCGAGGGCGCCGACGTGGACAGCGCGGTGAAGGCGATCGTGGCGGCCGAGCCGGACGTGGTCCTGCTCGACGTCCACCTGCCCGGCGGCGGTGGCACCGAGGTGATGAAGCAGGTGCACCAGCGACACCCCGAGGTGAAGTTCCTGGCGCTGTCGGTGTCGGACGCGGCCGAGGACGTGATCGGCGTGATCCGGGCCGGCGCCCGCGGCTACGTCACCAAGAACATCAGCGGCACCGAACTGGTCGACGCGATCGGCCGGGTCGCCGACGGGGACGCGGTGTTCTCGCCGCGGCTGGCCGGGTTCGTGCTGGACGCGTTCTCCGGAGCGATCGACATCGCCTCGGTGGACGAGGACCTGGACCGGCTGTCCCAGCGCGAGCGCGAGGTGCTCCGGCTGATCGCTCGCGGCTACGCGTACAAGGAAGTGGCCCGCGAGCTGTTCATCTCGGTGAAGACGGTCGAGACGCACGTGTCCTCGGTCCTGCGCAAGCTGCAGCTGTCCAACCGGCACGAACTGACCCGCTGGGCCACGGACCGCCGCCTGGTCTGA
- a CDS encoding ATP-binding protein — protein MTQPAAAAPTGGTPTPGAPPAPPHGPNHPGAHSQTQRGPGQKAWAGQYGAPGGNHFGTHGAGPAGPGQYGVPGGGPWAGPGQASYGPGPASEAPPVRRAYRRSEGRVVSGVAGGIADHLNVSDIAVRLVFIAATVFGGFGVLIYAALWFLMPLAAPTVPAAPGLAAATRKGMRSDQPPPLTEAKARRRDKNRGQVIALVVVGVGVLLLLQAAGLGIAGKMFWPLVFAGTGLALIWRQADETQKAAWTNKAPTLGVLFGKGGIKSIVRVLVGLVLIGTAVTVFLVQNNRLSMVGDVLVALLLAVVGLGVIAGPWVHRLSRDLNAERSERIRSQERADMAAHLHDSVLQTLALIQKQASDPRAVVRLARSQERDLRSWLYDEDDKTDQTLAGAAKRAAAEVEDSHGVPVEVVTVGDCELTEELSAMVRAARESMVNAAKHSGADKIDVFVEVDGDRAEMFVRDRGKGFDTDGVPEDRLGLRHSVMGRMERHGGRATVRSSPETGTEVRLEMDR, from the coding sequence ATGACGCAACCAGCCGCTGCCGCGCCCACGGGCGGAACCCCGACGCCCGGGGCTCCTCCCGCGCCGCCGCACGGCCCGAACCACCCCGGCGCACACAGCCAGACTCAGCGCGGCCCCGGCCAGAAAGCCTGGGCCGGCCAGTACGGCGCCCCCGGTGGCAACCACTTCGGCACGCACGGCGCCGGTCCGGCCGGGCCCGGGCAGTACGGCGTACCGGGTGGTGGGCCGTGGGCAGGACCCGGGCAGGCGTCGTACGGACCAGGTCCCGCGAGCGAGGCGCCGCCGGTACGGCGGGCCTACCGGCGGTCGGAGGGACGGGTCGTCAGCGGGGTGGCCGGCGGCATCGCCGACCACCTCAACGTCTCCGACATCGCCGTCCGGCTGGTGTTCATCGCCGCGACCGTGTTCGGCGGCTTCGGCGTCCTGATCTACGCCGCGCTGTGGTTCCTGATGCCGCTGGCGGCGCCGACCGTGCCGGCCGCGCCCGGTCTGGCCGCCGCGACCCGCAAGGGCATGCGCTCCGACCAGCCGCCGCCGCTGACCGAGGCCAAGGCCCGCCGCCGCGACAAGAACCGCGGCCAGGTGATCGCCCTGGTGGTCGTCGGTGTCGGCGTCCTGCTGCTCCTGCAGGCGGCCGGCCTCGGCATCGCCGGCAAGATGTTCTGGCCGCTGGTGTTCGCCGGCACCGGTCTGGCGCTGATCTGGCGGCAGGCCGACGAGACCCAGAAGGCCGCCTGGACGAACAAGGCGCCCACGCTGGGCGTGCTGTTCGGCAAGGGCGGCATCAAGTCGATCGTCCGGGTGCTGGTCGGGCTGGTGCTGATCGGCACCGCGGTCACCGTGTTCCTGGTGCAGAACAACCGGCTCTCGATGGTCGGCGACGTGCTGGTCGCGCTGCTGCTCGCGGTGGTCGGTCTCGGCGTCATCGCCGGCCCGTGGGTGCACCGGCTGAGCCGCGACCTGAACGCCGAGCGCAGCGAGCGGATCCGCTCCCAGGAACGCGCCGACATGGCCGCGCACCTGCACGACTCGGTGCTGCAGACGCTGGCGCTGATCCAGAAGCAGGCGAGCGACCCGCGCGCCGTCGTCCGGCTGGCCCGGTCGCAGGAGCGGGACCTGCGCTCCTGGCTGTACGACGAGGACGACAAGACCGACCAGACCCTGGCCGGCGCGGCGAAACGCGCCGCGGCCGAGGTGGAGGACTCCCACGGCGTACCGGTCGAGGTGGTCACGGTCGGCGACTGCGAGCTGACCGAGGAGCTGTCGGCGATGGTGCGCGCGGCCCGGGAGTCGATGGTGAACGCGGCCAAGCACTCCGGCGCGGACAAGATCGACGTGTTCGTCGAGGTGGACGGCGACCGGGCGGAGATGTTCGTCCGGGACCGCGGCAAGGGTTTCGACACCGACGGCGTGCCGGAGGACCGGCTCGGACTGCGGCACAGTGTGATGGGCAGGATGGAACGGCACGGCGGCCGCGCGACGGTGCGGTCGAGCCCGGAGACGGGCACCGAGGTGCGACTGGAGATGGACAGATGA
- a CDS encoding MFS transporter, translating to MHALTGNKTRAGQGSGVTAGLAVLCVAQFVVVLDVTIVTTALPVLGADLGFAAARLSWVITAYTVVLAGLLVLGGRVADLVGAARMFRVGLALFSVASLACALAWSPDALIGARIAQGAGAALLSPAALAALTDLVPPAQRRTALGWWTAAAAGGGASGWVLGGLITEYAGWRWVFAVNVPIGVIAYLVSLRAVRTRAREDRAATTLDLPGAVLATTGIAAAALGLTWLAEAPTQWHGWASVVMAAALLGLFVRTERRVREPLVPGSLLRTPGVVAGNLTAAALTASTTPAMFTVTLYVQETLRLSPAKGALLFPALNLAVIGGSLVGPVGLRRFSVRSILFGGFGLVVAGIGLLFALPPRGLPVVLLVGALLLMGFGLGCASVASTTVGTAHVRPGERGIAGGVLNSSAQLGTALGLAVASPLIASAAPMTGYRLGFAVAAVIAASGLLAALTTPAGPSTADAAEPAEAADAPGRTSPGRLG from the coding sequence ATGCACGCTTTGACCGGTAACAAGACGCGAGCTGGGCAGGGGTCCGGGGTCACGGCCGGGCTGGCGGTGCTCTGCGTCGCCCAGTTCGTCGTGGTGCTGGACGTGACCATCGTGACGACCGCGCTTCCGGTCCTGGGTGCCGACCTCGGCTTCGCCGCGGCCCGGCTGTCCTGGGTGATCACGGCCTACACCGTCGTCCTGGCGGGCCTGCTCGTCCTGGGCGGGCGGGTCGCGGACCTCGTCGGCGCGGCGCGGATGTTCCGCGTCGGGCTCGCGCTGTTCTCGGTGGCATCACTGGCTTGCGCACTGGCCTGGTCACCGGACGCGTTGATCGGCGCCCGGATCGCGCAGGGCGCGGGAGCCGCGTTGCTGTCGCCGGCGGCGCTCGCGGCGCTGACGGATCTGGTGCCACCCGCACAACGCCGTACGGCGCTGGGCTGGTGGACCGCCGCGGCAGCCGGTGGAGGCGCGAGCGGCTGGGTGCTCGGCGGCCTGATCACGGAGTACGCCGGGTGGCGCTGGGTGTTCGCGGTCAACGTGCCGATCGGCGTGATCGCGTACTTGGTCAGCCTGCGAGCTGTTCGGACCCGGGCTCGCGAGGACCGTGCGGCAACGACGCTGGACCTGCCGGGCGCGGTCCTGGCGACGACCGGGATCGCGGCCGCGGCGCTGGGACTCACCTGGCTGGCCGAGGCTCCGACACAGTGGCACGGCTGGGCTTCCGTGGTGATGGCGGCCGCCCTGCTCGGCTTGTTCGTGCGGACCGAGCGACGGGTCCGCGAACCGCTCGTCCCCGGCTCCCTGCTCCGTACGCCGGGAGTGGTCGCGGGCAATCTCACCGCTGCCGCGCTGACGGCGTCGACCACGCCGGCGATGTTCACCGTGACGCTGTACGTGCAGGAGACCCTGCGTCTCTCCCCGGCGAAGGGGGCACTGCTTTTTCCCGCCTTGAACCTCGCCGTCATCGGCGGATCGCTGGTCGGCCCGGTCGGCCTGCGGCGATTCTCGGTCCGGTCGATCCTGTTCGGCGGGTTCGGGCTGGTGGTGGCCGGGATCGGGCTGCTGTTCGCACTGCCGCCGCGCGGGCTTCCGGTCGTGCTGCTGGTCGGGGCCTTGCTGCTGATGGGCTTCGGCCTGGGCTGCGCGTCGGTCGCGTCGACCACCGTCGGTACGGCGCACGTCCGGCCGGGTGAGCGCGGCATCGCCGGCGGAGTGCTCAACTCGTCCGCCCAGCTCGGCACCGCGCTGGGGCTGGCCGTCGCGTCACCGCTGATCGCCTCGGCCGCACCGATGACCGGGTACCGTCTCGGCTTCGCCGTCGCTGCCGTCATCGCCGCCTCGGGCCTGCTCGCCGCGCTCACCACCCCGGCCGGCCCGAGCACCGCCGACGCCGCGGAACCGGCCGAGGCGGCGGACGCGCCCGGCCGAACCTCCCCCGGCCGGCTCGGCTAG
- a CDS encoding cold-shock protein: MVRGTVKWFNADKGYGFLAVEGQDDVFVHWSKIVSDGYKTLEDGQQVEFEVVDGPKGREADAVTPI, encoded by the coding sequence ATGGTGCGCGGCACCGTGAAGTGGTTCAACGCCGACAAGGGCTACGGCTTTCTGGCCGTCGAGGGTCAGGACGACGTGTTCGTCCACTGGAGCAAGATCGTCTCCGACGGCTACAAGACGCTCGAGGACGGCCAGCAGGTCGAGTTCGAGGTTGTCGACGGCCCCAAGGGCCGGGAGGCCGACGCGGTCACCCCGATCTGA
- a CDS encoding MFS transporter has translation MLRHRDFRLLLAGQTTSQLGAQVSGVAIPLLAVLTLDASPLQLGLLGASSTLAFAVIGLPAGAWVDRFRRRPLLVGSDLTRCVLLATIPLAALTGTLTMTQLIVVSLLTGVARVFFDVGYQSYLPAVVGKGQVLAGNSALEAIRASGQVVGPGLGGWLVAIAGAANVIAVQAVTFAVSAACLLGIRTAEPAPRRTEGSLREQIRAGLTFVLRTRVLRSLVLSSALGNFAFALASAVTMIFLVRELGLSPTLVGLVFAGASLTVVLGASITPRLARRFGSARIIWLAPAVMGPFGLLAPLAQPEWSVELVVALVLVGSATGELGQIIYAITSVSLRQRLCPDELLGRVNATTRFAIMALFPLGALLGGVLGEYVGLRATLVVALGLIAVSPLPAWLALRGIREVEEVPSWVRAG, from the coding sequence GTGCTTCGGCATCGTGATTTCCGCCTGTTGCTGGCCGGTCAGACGACCAGTCAGCTGGGCGCCCAGGTGAGCGGGGTCGCCATCCCCCTGCTCGCCGTTCTCACCTTGGACGCCTCACCCCTGCAGCTGGGGCTGCTCGGCGCGTCCAGCACCCTGGCGTTCGCCGTCATCGGCCTGCCGGCCGGTGCCTGGGTCGACCGGTTCCGGCGGCGGCCGCTGCTGGTCGGCTCCGACCTGACCAGATGCGTGCTGTTGGCAACCATTCCGCTGGCGGCGCTGACCGGCACGCTGACCATGACGCAGCTGATCGTCGTCAGCCTGCTCACCGGCGTGGCCCGGGTCTTCTTCGACGTGGGCTACCAGAGCTACCTGCCGGCCGTGGTCGGCAAGGGCCAGGTCCTGGCCGGGAACTCCGCCCTGGAAGCGATCCGCGCGTCCGGCCAGGTGGTCGGTCCCGGGCTCGGCGGCTGGCTGGTCGCGATCGCGGGCGCGGCGAACGTCATCGCGGTCCAGGCGGTCACCTTCGCCGTCTCGGCCGCCTGCCTGCTCGGCATCCGGACGGCGGAACCGGCTCCGCGGCGTACGGAGGGGTCGCTGCGTGAGCAGATCCGCGCAGGGCTGACCTTCGTGCTGCGGACCCGGGTGCTGCGGTCGCTGGTGCTGTCCAGTGCCCTCGGCAACTTCGCGTTCGCGCTGGCGTCGGCGGTGACGATGATCTTCCTGGTCCGTGAGCTCGGGCTGTCGCCGACGCTGGTCGGGCTGGTCTTCGCGGGTGCGTCGCTGACGGTGGTCCTGGGTGCGTCGATCACGCCGCGGCTGGCCCGCCGGTTCGGTTCGGCGCGCATCATCTGGCTCGCGCCCGCGGTGATGGGTCCGTTCGGTCTGCTCGCTCCGCTGGCTCAGCCGGAGTGGTCGGTGGAACTGGTCGTGGCGCTGGTGCTGGTCGGTTCGGCGACCGGCGAGCTCGGCCAGATCATCTACGCGATCACGTCGGTGAGCCTGCGGCAGCGGCTGTGCCCGGACGAGTTGCTCGGCCGGGTCAACGCCACCACCCGGTTCGCGATCATGGCGCTGTTCCCGCTCGGCGCGCTGCTCGGCGGCGTACTGGGTGAGTACGTCGGCCTGCGGGCCACGCTGGTGGTCGCGCTTGGCCTGATCGCGGTCTCGCCGCTGCCGGCCTGGCTGGCGCTGCGCGGGATCCGCGAGGTCGAAGAGGTTCCGAGCTGGGTCAGGGCCGGATAA